A region of the Acinetobacter defluvii genome:
GAGCAAAAATCGTGATGCAAAATCTATGGTCTATTTCAGGTCGTGGCATTGCGGTATCTGCACTTGCGCTTGCTTTGACAGCTTGTCAAAGCATGCGTGGCCCAGAACCCGTAGCACAAGCCAATATTCCGACCAGTTATCTTGAAAGCGCATCGGGTACATCTATTGCTGAACAAGGTTATAAAGACTTTTTTGCAGACCCTCGTTTGCTCCAAGTAATTGATCTTGCTTTAACCAATAACCGTGACTTACGCACAGCGACTTTAAATATTCAACGTGCGCAGCAGCAGTATCAAATCACTGAAAACAACCAATTACCAACCATTGGCGCAAGTGGTGGTGTATTGCGTCAAGATACCTTAAACACGCAAAAACCTATGACTTCCTACAATGTTGGCTTGGGGGTGACTGCGTATGAGTTGGACTTTTGGGGGCGTGTACGCAGCTTAAAAGACAATGCTTTGGACAGTTATTTAGCGACTGCAAGTGCCCGTGATGCGACGCAAATTTCACTGATTGGTCAGGTGGCGCAAGCTTGGCTTAATTATTCATTTGCCAACGCACAGCTTAAACTTGCAGATCAAACACTAAAAGCACAACTTGACTCATATAACCTCAACAAAAAACGTTTTGATGTGGGAATCGACAGTGAAGTTCCTGTGCGCCAAGCCCAAGTGTCCGTAGAAACTGCACGTAATGATGTTGCCAACTATAAAACGCAAATCGCACAAGCACAGAACTTATTGAACCTTTTAGTGGGTCAACAAGTACCTGCAAACTTATTGCCATCACAGCGTGTGACTAAAATTACCAATAACTCAGCTTTAACGGCTGGGCTACCAAGTGATTTACTTACCAACCGTCCAGATGTGCGAGCAGCTGAATATAAACTTTCAGCAATGGGCGCAAATATTGGTGCTGCAAAAGCACGTTTATTCCCAACGATTAGTCTGACAGGTTCGGCAGGTTATGCATCCACTGATTTAAGTGATTTATTTAAATCAGGGGCTTTTGTATGGTCACTTGGTCCAAGCTTAGACATTCCACTTTGGGACTGGGGTACACGTAAAGCCAATATTAAAATTTCAGAAACAGATCAAGAAATTGCTTTATCTGATTATGAAAAATCAATTCAATCTGCTTTCCGTGAAGTGAATGATGCTTTGGCAACACGTCAAAATATCGGTGATCGTATCTCAGCACAACGTCGTTTGGTTGATGCAACCAATACTACTTATAAGCTTTCCAATGCACGTTTCCGTGCAGGGATTGATAGCTTCTTAACTGTACTGGATGCACAACGTAGCTCTTATGCTGCGGAACAAGGTTTATTATTGCTTGAACAAGCCAACTTAAATAACCAAGTTGAATTATATAAAACCTTAGGTGGTGGTGTTAAAGCCAATACTTCTGATCAAATCGTGGTACAACCTTCGACTGCTGAATTAAAACAACAGTCACAACAAGCGAAATGATTCACTTGATTTAACAGTATAGACTAAGCTCACTTCGG
Encoded here:
- the adeK gene encoding multidrug efflux RND transporter AdeIJK outer membrane channel subunit AdeK, with product MQNLWSISGRGIAVSALALALTACQSMRGPEPVAQANIPTSYLESASGTSIAEQGYKDFFADPRLLQVIDLALTNNRDLRTATLNIQRAQQQYQITENNQLPTIGASGGVLRQDTLNTQKPMTSYNVGLGVTAYELDFWGRVRSLKDNALDSYLATASARDATQISLIGQVAQAWLNYSFANAQLKLADQTLKAQLDSYNLNKKRFDVGIDSEVPVRQAQVSVETARNDVANYKTQIAQAQNLLNLLVGQQVPANLLPSQRVTKITNNSALTAGLPSDLLTNRPDVRAAEYKLSAMGANIGAAKARLFPTISLTGSAGYASTDLSDLFKSGAFVWSLGPSLDIPLWDWGTRKANIKISETDQEIALSDYEKSIQSAFREVNDALATRQNIGDRISAQRRLVDATNTTYKLSNARFRAGIDSFLTVLDAQRSSYAAEQGLLLLEQANLNNQVELYKTLGGGVKANTSDQIVVQPSTAELKQQSQQAK